CCCTCCTCGTAGGAGAACTCGGTCTCGGGGGTGGAGTGGACGTGCACCTCCCCGGGCGCGTCGGCCGTCACCGTGAAGACGACGTCCTGACCGACACCGACCTCGACCCGGTCGCCCTTGGGGCTGATGACCCCGTCCTCGACGGTGATCTCGATGCTGACCGCCTCGTTGCCGCCCGCGCCGCCGTCGGGCTCGCTCCCGGAGTCGTCGGACCCGCAGCCGCTCACCGCCAGCGGCAGGGCGAAGGCCGCCACGAGGGCGACGGCACGGGTGCGGGGACGGATCGGGGCGCGGAGCATGGGGCTCATCCTTCTCGGGCACGGCGCGCGGCACCCACCGGAGGAGATCCCCTCCGGTGGTAGGTCCGTCGCGCGGGGGGTGGGCTCTGACAGAATCCCATGCAGGACAAGCACGACGACGTTAGGGGCCTGGCCAGATGACCACTCGGGTGCGCTCGCGCGACCTGGCCTTCCTGGCTGAGGAGACGGCCGCCACGCCGCGGCACAACGCCACCGTGGAGATCTTCGAGCCCGGGGAGTCGGGATTCGACCACGAACGGCTGCTCGAGCTGATCGAGGACCGCATCTCGTTCGTGCCGCGCTACCGCCAGCGCCTGCAACCGGTCCCCGGCCGGCTGGCCAACCCGGTGTGGATCGACGACCCCGACTTCGACCTCGGCTACCACGTACGCCGCTCCGCGCTGCCGCGTCCCGGCACCCCCGAGCAGCTGCGCGAGCTGGTCGCGCGCATCGTCTCCCGCCCGCTGGACCGCACCAAGCCGCTCTGGGAGGTCTACGTCGTCGAGGGCCTCGCCGACGGCCGCGTGGCGCTGCTCTACAAGGCCCACCAGGCGCTGGTCGACGGCGTCGAGACCGTCGACCTGGCCCAGGTGCTGCTCGACACCTCCCCGGAGCCCAAGTCGCTCGGCGGCGACGAGTGGCACGCCTGGAGGCCTCCGACCTCGTCGAGCCTGGTGCTCGGCGCCGTGCGCGACAACCTGACCCGGCCCCGGGTGCTGGGCCAGACGCTGCGCAGCACGTCGGCCGCTGCGGCCCGGACCGCCGACGCGGCGGGCGAGCGGGCCGGGCGGGTGCTGGGCGCGGTCACCGGGCGCCGCCACGAGGGGGAGACCCCGATCAGCGGACGGCACTCCCAGCAGCGCCGGGTGGTGTCGGTGCACACCGACCTCGCCGACTACCAACGCATCCGCGAGGTCCACGGCGGCACCGTCAACGACGTCATCCTCGCCACCATCACCGGCGGGCTGCGCGGCTGGCTGATGACCCGCACCGAGTCGCTGGCCGGGTTGCGCCGGGTCCGGGCCGTGGTGCCGGTCTCGGTGATCGACCGGGAGCTCGAGGCGACCTCGCTGGGCAGCCAGATCGAGGCCCACGTCGTCGACCTGCCCGTCGGCGAGGCGAGCCCCGTGGTGCGTCTGCACCAGGTGTCCTACGCCTTCAAGAGCCACCAGGAGACGGGTCGGGGCGTCGCTGCCAACCGGCTCGCCGGCATCGCCGGGTTCGCGCCCAGCACCTTCCACGCGATCGGGTCGCGGGTGGCGGCCTGGGAGAACGTCCGCGGCCTGCAGTTGGTCGTGACCAACGTCCCCGGCCCTCAGTCCCCGCTCTACGCCGCCGGCGCCCGGATGGTGGCGACGTACCCCGTCCCGCCGCTGCTGCCCGGCCACCTGCTGGCGATCGGCGTGACGTCGTACGACGGCGGGGTGTCCTTCGGTCTCACCGTCGACCGCGACAAGGTGCCCGACGCCGAGGTGCTGGGCACCTGCCTGACCGAGGCGCTCGACGAGCTGCTCGACACCGTGACGGGCGCCCGACCCCGGGTGCCGCGCGGCCGCCGCACGAAGAAACCGAGCCGCCCATGACCCGCCTCTACCTGCCCGCGTCCCTCCAGGCGCTGGCGCGCCTGCACTCCGGGGCGGGCCTGTCCCGGACCGGAGCCGTCGAGGCGGAGGACGACGCCGAGGAGAGCGAGTACGCCGCGCTGCTCACCGCCGCCGTGGCCTCGGCCGAGCTCGTCGGCCACGGGAAGCGGCGCGTGGTGGTCGTGGCCGAGGTCGACGACGGGGTCGAGCGGGTCGTGGTGGCCGACGTGGTC
This Nocardioides dokdonensis FR1436 DNA region includes the following protein-coding sequences:
- a CDS encoding wax ester/triacylglycerol synthase family O-acyltransferase; translation: MTTRVRSRDLAFLAEETAATPRHNATVEIFEPGESGFDHERLLELIEDRISFVPRYRQRLQPVPGRLANPVWIDDPDFDLGYHVRRSALPRPGTPEQLRELVARIVSRPLDRTKPLWEVYVVEGLADGRVALLYKAHQALVDGVETVDLAQVLLDTSPEPKSLGGDEWHAWRPPTSSSLVLGAVRDNLTRPRVLGQTLRSTSAAAARTADAAGERAGRVLGAVTGRRHEGETPISGRHSQQRRVVSVHTDLADYQRIREVHGGTVNDVILATITGGLRGWLMTRTESLAGLRRVRAVVPVSVIDRELEATSLGSQIEAHVVDLPVGEASPVVRLHQVSYAFKSHQETGRGVAANRLAGIAGFAPSTFHAIGSRVAAWENVRGLQLVVTNVPGPQSPLYAAGARMVATYPVPPLLPGHLLAIGVTSYDGGVSFGLTVDRDKVPDAEVLGTCLTEALDELLDTVTGARPRVPRGRRTKKPSRP
- a CDS encoding DUF6912 family protein, with amino-acid sequence MTRLYLPASLQALARLHSGAGLSRTGAVEAEDDAEESEYAALLTAAVASAELVGHGKRRVVVVAEVDDGVERVVVADVVAVHVDVEPGAEPDDDLAWFATQEIDRLLEGS